One Pochonia chlamydosporia 170 chromosome 5, whole genome shotgun sequence DNA segment encodes these proteins:
- a CDS encoding OPA3 family protein (similar to Metarhizium robertsii ARSEF 23 XP_007816324.1), producing MVPLPLFKLASLFVRHISKYGANQIKAQAHDHPRFRAFAAKYGQHIHQLNMRMSVALLRDPEAERRAKERAEAPTVKTEEQHKRDEAARLKSSTSSSSSSSQSSKYPRFTFQNVWKRKFRPLPENKAVDLFADVIGDTFILGVAGGLIIYESWKALQKPDVNKQRIDDLSERVEALRRREEELADVEEKQRQRFEALEEALRALRDPKTKQPLLPTLQP from the exons ATGGTGCCTCTGCCCCTATTCAAGCTCGCGTCGCTCTTTGTGCGGCACATTTCCAAATATGGCGCC AACCAAATCAAGGCCCAAGCCCACGATCACCCGCGATTCCGTGCATTCGCCGCCAAATATGGCCAACACATCCATCAACTAAACATGCGCATGTCCGTCGCCCTCCTCCGCGATCCCGAAGCAGAGCGCCGTGCAAAAGAACGAGCCGAAGCACCCACCGTCAAAACCGAAGAGCAACACAAACGCGACGAAGCCGCAAGACTAAAATCCAGCACGAGCagctcctcgtcctcctcacAATCATCAAAATACCCCAGATTCACTTTTCAAAACGTGTGGAAGAGGAAGTTTCGGCCCCTGCCAGAAAACAAAGCCGTCGATCTTTTTGCAGACGTGATTGGCGACACGTTTATCCTCGGCGTGGCAGGCGGATTGATCATATACGAGTCGTGGAAGGCGTTGCAAAAGCCAGATGTGAATAAGCAGCGGATTGACGATTTAAGTGAAAGAGTAGAGGCACTGAGGAGacgggaggaggagttggcggatgtcgaggagaagcagagaCAGAGATTTGAGGCGTTGGAGGAAGCCCTGAGGGCATTAAGGGATCCCAAAACCAAGCAGCCCCTGTTACCGACATTGCAACCTTGA